One region of Grus americana isolate bGruAme1 chromosome 20, bGruAme1.mat, whole genome shotgun sequence genomic DNA includes:
- the LOC129215538 gene encoding uncharacterized protein LOC129215538: MHCDITVLAAYIRAPSLCPPACAFAPAEHFGEAWSAEQAFGSVLGLCPGNWWLRLSVPTPGATAGFSPALPGSGSRDTQEACSPQQSGTPAAAASERRSRPSPAALPSPAQRALSMAAASEDRCAICLDAYDNEACVVPCLHRFCFNCIRRWTASKPECPLCKRRVISIRHSLRGDQFEEWSPVASSGSAQAEGPSGLPAPTAPRAHPPRNRSPEWVGGLYPRAWAQLFRRHPHLLQRLRPWLRQELGRIFGEDRSQALMLEHVLLCALPVMGLNEEELVEELQADLQHRARAFVHGLIEFTVQRCGREAHYLLIRVDSRAGSGSEDSSGVVLCSAGFRRWRERSPVGRTSWAAYQERRQGNLVARTSSTGFQERGEGCLVTSTSWVGFQERRERSPVASTSWAAFQGGRELSPVAGTSRDASQGERELSPEASTSRDASQGERELSPEASTSHAASPGESPAPGPALSSSAAAEDADQLPGTSSAALQAGPSCPPSVPAPIPGEQEEDAELEEAAAGASAPSQGRSCSCQGPRCPLKRKASSSEDSAAPTKKPPRR; encoded by the exons ATGCACTGTGACATCACGGTCCTCGCTGCTTATATCCGGGCGCCCAGCCTCTGCCCACCGGCTTGTGCCTTTGCTCCAGCTGAGCATTTTGGCGAGGCTTGGAGTGCGGAGCAAGCCTTTGGCTCGGTGCTGGGCTTGTGCCCTGGGAACTGGTGGCTGCGGCTCTCAGTTCCCACCCCCGGAGCCACTGCAGGTTTTTCCCCGGCCCTGCCTGGTTCAGGCAGCCGGGACACCCAGGAGGCGTGCTCGCCGCAGCAGAG CGGGACACCCGCCGCTGCAGCGTCGGAGAGGAGGAGTCGTCCgtccccagcagctctccccagcccgGCCCAGCGCGCGCTGAGCATGGCCGCAGCCTCGGAGGACCGCTGCGCGATATGCCTCGATGCCTATGACAACGAGGCCTGTGTCGTCCCCTGCCTCCACCGCTTCTGTTTCAACTGCATCCGGCGGTGGACAGCGAGCAAGCCCGAGTGCCCCCTCTGCAAGAGGAGGGTGATTTCCATCCGGCACTCGCTGCGGGGGGACCAATTTGAAGAGTGGTCACCTGTGGCATCGTCGGGCAGCGCCCAAGCCGAGGGACCTTCCGGCCTGCCAGCGCCAACAGCACCCAGGGCGCACCCACCACGGAATCGGAGCCCGGAGTGGGTGGGCGGCCTTTACCCCAGAGCCTGGGCGCAACTTTTCCGGAGGCACCCACATCTCCTCCAGCGCCTGCGGCCCTGGCTGCGCCAGGAGCTGGGGCGCATCTTTGGGGAAGACCGTTCCCAGGCCCTCATGCTGGAGCACGTGCTCCTGTGCGCCCTGCCCGTCATGGGACTGAACGAAGAGGAGCTGGTCGAGGAGCTGCAGGCCGACCTCCAACACCGCGCGAGAGCCTTCGTGCACGGACTCATTGAGTTCACCGTGCAACGGTGCGGGAGGGAAGCCCACTACCTCCTGATCCGGGTGGACTCCCGTGCTGGCAGCGGGTCGGAGGACAGCTCCGGGGTCGTCCTCTGCTCCGCTGGCTTCAGGAGGTGGCGGGAGCGCAGCCCTGTGGGCCGCACAAGCTGGGCTGCCTACCAGGAGAGGCGGCAGGGCAACCTGGTGGCCAGAACCAGCTCCACTGGGTTTCAGGAGAGAGGCGAGGGCTGCCTTGTGACCAGCACCAGCTGGGTTGGCTTCCAAGAGAGACGGGAGCGTAGCCCCGTGGCCAGCACCAGCTGGGCAGCCTTCCAGGGGGGACGGGAGCTGAGCCCCGTGGCCGGCACCAGCCGTGACGCCTCCCAGGGGGAACGGGAGCTCAGCCCCGAGGCCAGCACCAGCCGTGACGCCTCCCAGGGGGAACGGGAGCTCAGCCCCGAGGCCAGCACCAGCCACGCTGCCTCCCCAGGGGAGTCTCCCGCGCCCGGACCAGCCCTCTCCAGCAGCGCTGCCGCAGAGGATGCAGACCAGCTCCCGGGCACCTCCAGCGCTGCTCTTCAGGCGggtcccagctgcccccccTCCGTCCCCGCTCCCATCCCAGGGGAGCAAGAAGAGGACGcggagctggaggaggctgcGGCAGGCGCCTCTGCCCCCAGCCAGGGCCGGAGCTGCTCCTGTCAGGGGCCCCGGTGCCCTCTGAAGAGGAAGGCTAGCAGCTCCGAGGACTCTGCCGCACCCACCAAGAAGCCACCCCGCCGGTGA